A section of the Zymoseptoria tritici IPO323 chromosome 9, whole genome shotgun sequence genome encodes:
- a CDS encoding receptor-activated Ca2+-permeable channel (probable receptor-activated Ca2+-permeable cation channels), with protein sequence DEVEEEDEEDEDDEDAVETPLLPIFSAPHLDRLPLYNITHAIRLLIVQRCETTLSWDQLRSPQISQFLVKPIQGQIRADHFNRATLCALIANCLQFQKEGQAQPGNVGVSKTRAAISELLAMRLLREFSTRELIDSLSYDFDPLQGIMSPPTGTPPLTADLQARRSQGRVARVSTIEIAIRAEAKRFLAHPLVVQHLEAIWAGTIVFHSEADNLHRRQRRPNAPSRGRSYGTSGDHDPAALPAGAMTPGPTFTRRTVTLYNPREASLFKLSRLRVPRYRQVFSTLSFATMLGLFIAVLVDRSIEITPLEVLFWFWSIGYMLDEVVGFTEQGFGLYILSFWNAFDLGILGLFVAYYCLRLYGVVIAEQGKHRIASLAYDVLASTAILLFPRLFSVLDHYRYFSQLLIAFRLMAQDLMAVLVLIVICCSGFFVALSLSFADEKTDAGGVAYSLFQILMGFTPAVWDRWDGYNLLGKAIMSIFLTICHFLIVTILITVLTNSFMAIVKNAEEEHQFLFAVNTISMVKSDALFSYVAPTNIIGWALSPFRFLMPLRQYVRLNRTIIKATHFPILFVIFSYERMIMARTGYAPTELIERTQIHQKQPAAFSKAPELYTPNHRLREPSVISFRKDRALDEVFRRPFRGDTVRTTTREMEQDGPTAVDKWMHNADIEGGASPPMEQPRSVLERLEHRRPTFKRAATAERLKIMQSRDFSTATKSVASDGERRGFSSLRRPFMIEEESEIENSTATLPHDTEADGDDEINDESDSHTPGMGESAVSIKNRTAADDSESEYFHTPAAPLLNMSHAARARLQASPDIPRAGYGITHLHNKQPRAHKRQASGGTMIFAPQVDYDSSVSNPKRNARAATSRPVSGGNTGTTTPARALMAGASTPLRKMAPQVKPRPIAPTRQQTAPATRGLTFMDTPRQAHRNPSFNARALDLASEIGDNKWGPSGGGIDAGGISGFPASFSEQMMRERDLQRQKEEDRRRTEDEEKGMVNRIMLARMHTLEEGFREVLKEIKDMTQNANSGSR encoded by the exons GATGAggttgaagaggaggacgaggaggacgaagacgatgaagacgcCGTTGAGACGCCACTGCTACCGATCTTCTCGGCGCCGCATCTTGACAGGCTGCCATTGTACAACATCACACATGCTATACGTCTTTTAATTGTTCAAAGATGCGAGACCACGCTCTCATGGGACCAGCTGCGCAGCCCGCAGATCAGCCAATTCCTGGTCAAGCCTATTCAAGGTCAGATCAGAGCGGACCACTTCAATCGTGCAACGCTGTGTGCATTGATTGCGAATTGCTTGCAATTTCAGAAGGAAGGCCAGGCACAGCCCGGTAATGTCGGCGTGTCCAAGACCAGAGCTGCGATCAGCGAATTGTTGGCGATGAGATTGTTGAGAGAGTTCTCCACACGGGAACTGATCGATTCTCTCTCGTACGACTTCGATCCTCTGCAAGGAATCATGTCTCCACCGACTGGGACTCCACCTCTTACTGCGGACTTGCAGGCTCGCAGATCTCAAGGACGTGTGGCAAGGGTAAGTACGATTGAGATTGCTATCCGCGCAGAGGCGAAGCGTTTCCTGGCACATCCTCTGGTCGTTCAGCATCTCGAAGCCATTTGGGCTGGAACGATCGTCTTTCACTCTGAAGCAGACAATCTGCACAGGCGTCAACGCCGGCCGAATGCACCGTCTCGTGGACGTAGCTATGGAACGTCTGGTGACCACGATCCAGCGGCTTTACCTGCAGGTGCG ATGACACCCGGACCGACGTTCACTCGGCGAACAGTAACGCTTTACAACCCTCGAGAGGCCTCCTTATTCAAACTGAGTCGTCTTCGAGTTCCACGCTACAGGCAAGTATTCAGCACGCTGAGCTTTGCGACCATGCTTGGACTTTTCATCGCGGTCCTCGTAGACCGCAGCATTGAAATCACGCCACTTGAAGTGCTGTTCTGGTTCTGGAGCATCGGATACATGCTCGACGAGGTCGTTGGTTTCACTGAGCAGGGATTCGGACTCTATATCCTCAGCTTCTGGAATGCCTTTGACTTGGGTATTTTGGGACTCTTCGTTGCCTACTACTGCCTGCGTCTTTATGGAGTCGTCATTGCTGAGCAAGGAAAACATCGAATCGCCAGCCTTGCATACGACGTGCTGGCATCGACCGCGATTCTGCTCTTCCCACGATTGTTCAGCGTTCTGGATCACTATCGCTACTTCTCCCAGCTGCTCATCGCTTTCCGGTTGATGGCCCAGGACCTCATGGCCGTCCTGGTGCTGATTGTCATCTGCTGCtccggcttcttcgtcgcttTGTCCCTCTCGTTCGCAGATGAGAAGACAGACGCTGGAGGCGTGGCCTACTCTCTCTTCCAGATTCTCATGGGCTTCACGCCTGCTGTGTGGGATCGCTGGGATGGATACAATCTGTTGGGCAAGGCCATCATGTCGATCTTCCTCACGATATGTCACTTCCTCATTGTGACAATACTGATTACTGTCCTGACCAACAGCTTCATGGCTATTGTGAAgaacgccgaggaggagcatCAATTCCTATTCGCGGTCAACACAATCTCCATGGTCAAGTCGGATGCTCTGTTCAGCTATGTGGCGCCTACAAACATCATCGGCTGGGCTCTCAGCCCTTTTCGATTCCTGATGCCGTTGCGTCAATATGTTCGACTGAACCGCACGATCATCAAGGCAACGCACTTTCCCATCCTCTTTGTTATCTTCTCCTACGAGCGTATGATCATGGCAAGGACCGGATACGCACCGACGGAATTGATCGAGAGGACGCAGATCCATCAGAAGCAGCCTGCAGCTTTCAGCAAGGCGCCCGAGCTGTACACTCCGAATCATCGCCTGCGAGAGCCTTCGGTCATCAGCTTCCGCAAAGATCGAGCACTCGATGAGGTTTTCCGAAGGCCATTTCGCGGTGACACAGTCCGCACCACCACTCGCGAGATGGAGCAGGATGGTCCCACCGCTGTCGACAAATGGATGCATAATGCTGATATTGAGGGTGGTGCCAGTCCTCCGATGGAACAGCCTCGAAGTGTATTGGAGAGGCTAGAGCATCGAAGGCCCACTTTCAAAAGAGCAGCAACCGCGGAAAGACTCAAGATCATGCAATCTAGAGACTTCTCCACAGCGACGAAGAGTGTCGCGAGTGATGGCGAAAGACGTGGATTCTCATCCCTTCGCAGGCCATTCATGATCGAGGAGGAATCTGAGATCGAGAATAGCACGGCAACGCTTCCGCACGACACGGAGGccgacggcgatgatgagatTAATGACGAGTCGGACAGCCATACTCCTGGAATGGGTGAAAGCGCCGTATCCATCAAAAACAGGACAGCTGCGGACGACAGCGAGTCTGAATACTTCCATACGCCGGCCGCACCGCTCTTGAATATGTCTCATGCTGCCCGTGCCCGACTGCAAGCTTCGCCAGATATTCCCAGAGCTGGCTATGGCATCACTCATCTTCACAACAAACAGCCGCGCGCTCACAAACGACAAGCTTCCGGCGGCACCATGATCTTCGCCCCTCAAGTCGACTACGATTCATCCGTCTCCAACCCGAAACGGAATGCTCGTGCTGCAACTTCTAGACCCGTCAGCGGTGGAAACACAGGCACTACAACTCCAGCACGAGCTCTCATGGCCGGGGCAAGCACGCCACTCCGTAAAATGGCACCGCAAGTCAAGCCTCGTCCGATCGCGCCCACACGACAACAAACAGCACCAGCAACCAGAGGTCTTACATTTATGGATACTCCACGCCAAGCTCACCGCAACCCGTCCTTCAACGCCCGCGCTCTGGACCTCGCCAGCGAGATCGGCGACAACAAATGGGGTCCTTCCGGCGGCGGCATCGACGCGGGAGGCATCTCCGGTTTCCCGGCCTCCTTCAGCGAGCAGATGATGCGCGAGCGCGACTTGCAGCGGCAGAAAGAGGAAGATCGACGTCGTacagaggatgaggagaagggAATGGTGAATCGCATTATGCTGGCGAGGATGCATACGCTTGAGGAAGGTTTCCGggaggtgttgaaggagatTAAAGACATGACGCAGAATGCCAACAGTGGCTCACGA